GGACGGCGGCAGCCGTCAACTTTGGGTGGTACCGCGGATTCACACGGAATTCGTCCCGAAATGCCGGGGCGGGTTCTTTTTCTTTTTTCGCCACTCTGCACACAGTGCGGCGAAACCCCATGAAATCACAGCCGAGGGAGGAAATTGGTCATGACGACGGAAACAGGCGGCGCGCCCTTGAGCCGCACGGCGGGGCTGGCGGACAGGCCGGCGGAGACGCGGGTGGAGATAAACGGCATGCTCCACGCGGTGCGGGATATGAAGAGCTTTGCCTTTCTCATCTTGCGCGTCGAGGACGGACTCATCCAGTGTGTGTATGACAAGGCGGGCGAAGAAGAACCGCTGCCGCGGGAGGAGTCGGCCGTGCGCGTCGGCGGCGTGCTGCGCCCGGAGGCCAGGGCCGTGGGCGGCGTGGAACTCGTTGCCGACGTGCTCACGGTGCTCTCCGCGCCGTACGAGGCGCTGCCCGTGCCCATCGGGAAGCGCCGGCTGAACCTGCAGATCGAGACCGAACTCACACTGCGCCCGGTGACGCTCCGCAACGACGGCCGGCGCGCCGTCTTCAAGCTGCGCGAGGGGCTCGTGCGGGGGATGCGTCAGCATCTTGAGGAGAACGGCTTCACCGAGATCTTTACGCCCAAACTGGTCTCGGCCGGCGCCGAGGGCGGGTCCAATCTGTTTGGATTGGAATATTTTGGAAAGAAAGCCTTTCTCGCTCAGAGCCCGCAGGCCTACAAGCAGATGCTGATCCCCGTCTACGGGCGCGTGTTTGAGATAGGCCCTGTGTTTCGGGCGGAGAAACACAACACGCCGCGCCATCTGAGCGAATACATCAGCGTCGACTTCGAGATGGGCTTCATCGAGAGTTTTTACGACATCCTCCGCGAGGAGACGGACCTGCTGCGCCGCGCGCTGGCGATGCTGGCCGGGCCGTACGCCGAGTACACGCGGCAGCTCGGCGTGACGCTGCCCGAGATCGGGGACGAGATCCCCCGCCTGCGTTTTGCCGAGGCCAAGGAGCGGGTGGCCGCCCGCTACGGGCGCAAGATCCGCAATCCGTTTGATTTAGAGCCCGAAGAGGAGCGCCTGATCGGGCGGCTCGCCGAAGAGGAGTACGGCAGCGACTTCGTGTTCGTCACGCACTACCCGGCCAAGAAACGTCCATTTTACGCGATGGACGATCAAGAGGATCCACGTTACACGCTGAGTTTCGATTTGTTGTTCCGCGGCTTGGAGATCACGACGGGCGGGCAGCGCATCCACGACTACGCCGCGCAGGTGGAGAAGATGCGTGCGAAGGGCCTTGCGCCGGCGGACTTCGAGAGCTACCTGATGCTCCACCGCTACGGCTGCCCGCCGCACGGCGGTCTGGGGCTGGGTCTTGAGCGGCTGCTGCTACAGTTGCTGGGCGAAC
The DNA window shown above is from Oscillospiraceae bacterium and carries:
- the aspS gene encoding aspartate--tRNA(Asn) ligase, whose product is MTTETGGAPLSRTAGLADRPAETRVEINGMLHAVRDMKSFAFLILRVEDGLIQCVYDKAGEEEPLPREESAVRVGGVLRPEARAVGGVELVADVLTVLSAPYEALPVPIGKRRLNLQIETELTLRPVTLRNDGRRAVFKLREGLVRGMRQHLEENGFTEIFTPKLVSAGAEGGSNLFGLEYFGKKAFLAQSPQAYKQMLIPVYGRVFEIGPVFRAEKHNTPRHLSEYISVDFEMGFIESFYDILREETDLLRRALAMLAGPYAEYTRQLGVTLPEIGDEIPRLRFAEAKERVAARYGRKIRNPFDLEPEEERLIGRLAEEEYGSDFVFVTHYPAKKRPFYAMDDQEDPRYTLSFDLLFRGLEITTGGQRIHDYAAQVEKMRAKGLAPADFESYLMLHRYGCPPHGGLGLGLERLLLQLLGEQNVRTASMFPRDTTRLVP